In Aegilops tauschii subsp. strangulata cultivar AL8/78 chromosome 3, Aet v6.0, whole genome shotgun sequence, one genomic interval encodes:
- the LOC109770032 gene encoding developmentally-regulated G-protein 2 yields the protein MGILERIKEIEAEMARTQKNKATEYHLGQLKAKIAKLRTQLLEPPKGASAGGDGFEVTKFGHGRVALIGFPSVGKSTLLTMLTGTHSEAASYEFTTLTCIPGIIHYNDTKIQLLDLPGIIEGASEGKGRGRQVIAVAKSSDLVLMVLDASKSEGHRQILTRELEAVGLRLNKRPPQIYFKRKKTGGISFNSTAPLTHIDEKLCYQILHEYKIHNAEVLFREDSTVDDLIDVIEGNRKYIKCVYVYNKIDVVGIDDVDNLARQPNSLVISCNLQLNLDRLLARMWEEMGLVRVYTKPQGQQPDFGDPVVLSSDRGGCTVEDFCNHIHRSLLKDVKYVLVWGTSARHYPQHCGLGHGLEDEDVVQIVKKKEKEEGGRGRFKSHTNAPDRISDRVKKAPLKT from the exons ATGGGTATCCTCGAGAGGATCAAGGAGATTGAGGCCGAGATGGCCCGGACGCAGAAGAACAAAGCAACAG AATATCATCTTGGACAACTGAAGGCAAAAATTGCAAAACTGAGGACACAGTTATTAGAGCCTCCAAAG GGTGCCAGTGCTGGAGGAGATGGTTTTGAGGTCACAAAGTTTGGGCACGGTCGTGTTGCGCTTATAGGGTTTCCCAG TGTTGGAAAGTCAACTCTTTTAACTATGCTGACCGGGACACATTCTGAAGCTGCATCATATGAGTTCACAACCCTCACTTGCATTCCTGGTATTATCCATTACAATGACACCAAAATCCAGCTTCTTGATCTTCCCGGTATCATTGAAGGCGCCTCTGAAGGCAAGGGGCGTGGTAGGCAG GTTATCGCTGTCGCCAAGTCATCGGATCTCGTGCTTATGGTTCTTGACGCCTCAAAA AGTGAAGGGCATCGCCAAATATTAACTAGAGAACTGGAAGCTGTTGGCCTCCGTCTGAACAAAAGGCCTCCTCAG ATATACTTCAAGAGGAAGAAGACTGGTGGGATTTCTTTCAACAGCACAGCACCTTTAACTCATATTGATGAGAAGCTCTGCTATCAGATACTGCATGAGTACAAAATTCATAATGCAGAG GTATTATTCCGTGAGGATTCTACTGTGGATGATCTGATTGATGTGATTGAAGGAAATCGGAAGTACATCAAGTGTGTTTATGTATATAATAAGATTGATGTTGTGGGTATTGATGATGTGGATAATCTTGCTCGGCAACCAAATTCACTTGTTATCAGCTGCAATTTGCAG TTGAACTTGGACAGGCTATTAGCAAGAATGTGGGAGGAAATGGGTCTGGTGAGAGTGTATACAAAGCCGCAGGGTCAGCAGCCCGATTTCGGAGATCCAGTGGTTCTTTCTAGT GATAGGGGTGGTTGCACAGTTGAAGACTTCTGCAATCACATCCACAGGAGCTTACTCAAGGATGTGAAATATGTGCTCGTGTGGGGAACGAGTGCTCGGCACTATCCACAGCATTGTGGTCTTGGCCATGGTCTTGAAGACGAGGATGTGGTCCAGATAGTAAAGAAGAAG GAAAAAGAGGAGGGCGGACGAGGCCGTTTCAAGTCGCACACCAATGCACCTGACCGAATCTCCGACAGGGTGAAGAAAGCTCCTCTCAAGACATGA